In one Methylocaldum szegediense genomic region, the following are encoded:
- a CDS encoding UDP-2,3-diacylglucosamine diphosphatase, with product MKLKYRTVWISDVHLGTRGCKDEYLLDFLRHIECERLYLVGDIIDFWKLKSGVYWPRLHNEIVRTVMAMAARGTRVIYIPGNHDEIFRGYIGTVFNGIEIHASAVHETATGRRLLVLHGDEFDGVVCSSRWLAVLGSGAYDFLIEVNRWFNHVRRILGFPYWSMSAYVKHKVKNAVNFIFDFERVLIHEAHEQNLDGVICGHIHHATIRTTEHGTLYGNCGDWVESCTALVESHAGALSVIRWLEESTQLLEDSALETRADNGRLATTN from the coding sequence ATGAAGCTTAAATACCGTACCGTTTGGATTTCCGACGTACATCTAGGGACGAGGGGCTGCAAGGATGAATATCTCCTCGATTTTCTGCGGCACATCGAATGCGAACGCCTTTATCTGGTGGGCGATATCATCGATTTCTGGAAGCTCAAGAGCGGTGTTTACTGGCCCCGCCTGCACAACGAGATCGTCCGCACCGTCATGGCGATGGCGGCTCGGGGCACACGGGTGATTTACATTCCGGGCAACCACGACGAAATCTTCCGCGGCTATATCGGCACGGTGTTCAACGGCATCGAGATCCACGCCAGCGCGGTCCACGAGACGGCGACCGGACGCCGGCTTCTGGTGCTGCATGGCGACGAGTTCGACGGCGTGGTCTGCTCCAGCCGCTGGCTGGCGGTTTTGGGCAGCGGTGCCTACGACTTTCTGATCGAGGTTAACCGCTGGTTCAATCATGTCCGCCGCATTCTCGGTTTTCCGTACTGGTCGATGTCGGCCTACGTCAAGCACAAAGTGAAGAATGCGGTGAACTTCATCTTCGATTTCGAACGGGTACTGATCCACGAGGCCCATGAACAGAATCTGGACGGCGTGATTTGCGGCCATATCCATCACGCCACCATTCGAACGACCGAGCACGGCACACTGTACGGAAACTGCGGCGATTGGGTGGAAAGTTGCACGGCTCTGGTGGAAAGCCATGCCGGAGCACTGTCCGTCATCCGCTGGCTGGAAGAAAGCACCCAACTCCTGGAGGACTCCGCGCTTGAAACTCGCGCTGATAACGGACGCCTGGCTACCACAAACTAA
- a CDS encoding GNAT family N-acetyltransferase, protein MSVQDAISLSSRPRRYVSEIAHDTATIRATQALRYHVFVEEMGARLHSRIEGLDDDEIDDYCDHLLVRDSQTGKIVACTRLLSDLQAARLGRFYSESEFHLDRVLALPGRFLEIGRTCVDPSHRGSVVLGTLWNGLADYVYNGRFNYLMGCASIPPGPRGFAVDAVYRRIEPSQFGPAELMVKARNPVPEHKRCVQDESGIPPLLRAYLRLGCWVLGEPFWDEDFGVMDVFILLDLSRMQTRYEKRFIASKQENACAALAAVV, encoded by the coding sequence ATGTCAGTACAAGACGCCATTTCTCTCTCGTCCCGCCCTCGCCGCTACGTCTCCGAAATTGCCCACGATACGGCGACCATCCGCGCGACCCAAGCCCTGCGCTACCACGTGTTCGTCGAAGAGATGGGAGCTCGCCTGCACTCCAGGATCGAGGGTCTCGATGATGACGAGATCGACGACTACTGCGACCACTTGTTGGTACGCGATAGCCAAACCGGAAAGATCGTCGCCTGTACCCGTCTGCTGAGCGATCTTCAGGCAGCGCGGCTGGGGCGGTTTTATTCCGAGAGTGAATTCCATCTCGACAGGGTTCTGGCTCTGCCCGGACGTTTTCTCGAAATCGGCCGCACCTGCGTCGATCCGTCCCATCGCGGCAGCGTGGTTCTAGGGACCTTGTGGAATGGACTGGCGGACTATGTCTACAACGGTCGTTTCAATTATTTGATGGGCTGCGCCAGCATCCCGCCGGGACCTCGCGGCTTCGCGGTCGACGCGGTTTACCGCCGGATCGAGCCGAGCCAGTTCGGCCCGGCCGAACTGATGGTAAAAGCAAGAAATCCGGTGCCCGAACATAAGCGCTGCGTTCAGGACGAAAGCGGCATTCCTCCTCTGTTGCGGGCCTATCTGAGGCTGGGCTGCTGGGTCCTGGGCGAGCCTTTCTGGGACGAGGACTTCGGCGTCATGGATGTATTCATCCTGCTGGACCTTTCCCGTATGCAGACCCGCTACGAGAAGCGCTTCATCGCCAGCAAGCAGGAAAATGCGTGTGCAGCGCTGGCGGCAGTGGTTTAG
- the tatA gene encoding twin-arginine translocase TatA/TatE family subunit, translated as MGLSIWQLLLVAVLFLLMFGRGKIPALMSDLAAGIKSFKAGLREDEPERTAASNQFDHPKTVSKSATSTND; from the coding sequence ATGGGTTTAAGTATCTGGCAACTGTTGTTGGTCGCGGTTTTATTCCTGCTGATGTTCGGCCGGGGCAAGATACCCGCTCTGATGTCGGATCTGGCAGCAGGTATCAAGAGCTTTAAGGCCGGTCTAAGGGAGGACGAACCTGAAAGAACCGCGGCATCGAATCAGTTCGATCATCCCAAAACCGTATCAAAGTCGGCCACATCGACAAACGATTAA
- the tatC gene encoding twin-arginine translocase subunit TatC: MSEELDLSKAPLLTHLIELRRRLIYCLLFFAAAFAVSYNFADKIYSFLLQPLEQAFGIVENRRMIYTGLHEAFFTYLKLSCFTAFFFTIPLILIQVWRFLAPGLYSHERRSLFPLFLMTPIQFVAGATLAFYVVMPLAWSFFISFESIGGESSLAVALEARLSEYLNIVIQLIIGFGLCFELPILLMILAKVGLISASSLIEHRRHAVVCIFLVAAFITPPDLISQIALGTPIVLLYELSIVLIKLTQADATRQMRKRAMQ, encoded by the coding sequence ATGAGCGAAGAATTAGATCTGTCGAAAGCCCCTTTACTCACGCATTTGATCGAACTCCGCAGAAGGCTGATTTACTGTCTGTTATTTTTTGCCGCCGCATTTGCGGTCAGCTACAACTTCGCTGACAAAATCTACTCGTTTCTCTTGCAACCGCTGGAACAGGCGTTCGGAATCGTTGAAAACCGCCGAATGATTTATACCGGTCTGCACGAGGCATTCTTTACTTATTTGAAATTGTCTTGCTTTACGGCGTTTTTTTTCACGATTCCGTTGATCTTGATTCAGGTCTGGCGCTTCTTGGCGCCTGGTCTCTATTCCCATGAGCGGAGGTCGCTCTTTCCGCTGTTCTTGATGACGCCGATTCAATTCGTGGCCGGTGCGACATTGGCTTTTTATGTCGTAATGCCACTGGCCTGGTCGTTTTTTATCAGTTTCGAATCGATCGGCGGCGAATCCTCGCTTGCCGTCGCGCTGGAAGCGCGCTTAAGCGAGTATCTGAACATCGTCATTCAGCTGATCATTGGTTTCGGGCTTTGTTTTGAGTTGCCTATCCTGTTGATGATCTTGGCCAAAGTCGGCCTGATTTCGGCAAGTTCGCTGATTGAACACCGCCGCCACGCAGTAGTCTGCATATTTCTAGTCGCCGCGTTCATTACCCCGCCCGATTTGATATCGCAAATCGCACTCGGCACACCTATCGTGTTGCTCTACGAATTGTCGATAGTACTGATCAAACTGACCCAAGCCGATGCGACCCGCCAGATGCGGAAGCGAGCGATGCAGTAA
- a CDS encoding Sec-independent protein translocase subunit TatA/TatB gives MFDLGWTELVFCGVLALILVGPKDLPKLMRLIGGIVRRIKSLYRDVQMGLGTLEKEIDLASGADTTESWVGYVPEEIRKLPEYLPENYVPGTMSAEEHAKRREKYELKLQELKQLAAERRAASEAPK, from the coding sequence ATGTTCGATTTAGGATGGACGGAACTGGTTTTTTGCGGTGTATTGGCTTTGATCTTGGTCGGACCGAAGGACTTGCCCAAGCTGATGCGTTTAATCGGGGGTATCGTTAGACGCATAAAATCGTTATACCGCGACGTGCAAATGGGCCTCGGAACCCTGGAAAAGGAGATTGATCTCGCCAGCGGAGCCGATACTACGGAATCGTGGGTCGGCTACGTACCGGAGGAAATACGCAAGCTGCCGGAATATCTTCCCGAAAACTATGTTCCCGGTACTATGAGCGCCGAGGAGCATGCCAAACGACGCGAGAAATACGAACTTAAATTGCAAGAATTAAAGCAATTGGCCGCGGAGCGAAGAGCCGCCTCGGAAGCGCCCAAATAA
- a CDS encoding alkaline phosphatase PhoX, which yields MNKSQTATLADRVPFDQLSIQPVISRRDFVKGSAAVAASTAFAALSNRVSAAPLPFSDDYGPLQVTNCKATGLPLLALPEGFEYISFGWTGQPQSDGTITNSLHDGMAVVAARGNTIALVRNHEVGSTSGRKTHPVGNRGVYNPAQGGGTSTLLFDIIKGEFVSSYNSLGGTIRNCAGGPTPWGTWLSCEETFHNWGVGNQGFNHGYVFEVPGFGISDGKPIREMGRFSHEAAAVDPATGFVYLTEDTGTSGFYKFEPEGSWGDLKAGGTLYAMVLNNTPRLDTRFATQGTVWDVTWQEIPDPDAKSEQCFAQANHAAIISRGEGCWYDHGKIYFCATDGGPARLGQIFCYDPRAETCTLIFNSPDGSAVNGPDNIAVSPRGSILMCEDGSSNPKRLVGLTQTGQTFTFAENRMAFQSGWIDAIDAAYPGTKAGFLSSPTGDFRGNEWAGATFHGRWLFVNIQTPGVTFAITGPWENGAL from the coding sequence ATGAACAAATCACAAACGGCCACGTTAGCGGACCGAGTTCCTTTCGATCAGCTATCCATTCAACCCGTCATTAGCCGACGGGATTTTGTAAAAGGCAGCGCGGCTGTTGCCGCGTCGACTGCTTTCGCGGCACTGTCGAATCGCGTCAGCGCGGCGCCGTTACCTTTTTCGGATGACTATGGGCCGCTACAAGTGACCAACTGCAAAGCGACCGGGTTGCCGCTGTTGGCGTTGCCGGAAGGTTTCGAATATATCTCGTTTGGCTGGACAGGACAGCCGCAGAGCGACGGAACGATTACGAACTCGCTCCATGACGGCATGGCGGTAGTCGCCGCGCGCGGAAACACGATCGCATTGGTAAGAAATCATGAAGTCGGCAGCACCTCGGGCCGCAAAACCCATCCTGTCGGCAATCGCGGGGTTTATAACCCGGCGCAAGGCGGCGGCACGAGCACTTTGCTGTTCGATATCATCAAAGGCGAGTTCGTATCGTCCTATAACAGCCTCGGCGGCACGATCCGCAATTGTGCCGGCGGCCCCACGCCATGGGGTACTTGGCTGTCATGCGAAGAGACTTTTCACAACTGGGGGGTCGGCAATCAAGGCTTCAATCACGGCTATGTGTTCGAAGTGCCCGGCTTCGGCATTTCGGACGGCAAGCCGATCCGGGAAATGGGCCGTTTTTCGCACGAAGCGGCGGCGGTCGATCCGGCAACCGGCTTCGTCTACCTAACCGAAGACACTGGCACATCCGGTTTCTACAAGTTCGAGCCTGAAGGTAGCTGGGGCGATCTGAAAGCCGGCGGCACCTTGTATGCGATGGTATTGAACAACACGCCCCGCTTGGACACCCGATTCGCCACCCAGGGTACCGTTTGGGACGTAACCTGGCAGGAAATTCCCGATCCCGATGCCAAGAGCGAACAATGCTTCGCACAAGCGAACCATGCCGCGATCATATCCCGTGGAGAAGGCTGCTGGTACGACCACGGCAAGATTTATTTCTGCGCGACTGACGGCGGCCCGGCCCGCCTGGGACAGATTTTTTGCTACGACCCGCGTGCGGAAACCTGCACATTGATCTTCAATTCGCCCGACGGCAGCGCCGTCAACGGTCCCGACAATATCGCGGTAAGCCCCAGGGGCTCGATCCTGATGTGCGAGGACGGCAGCTCAAACCCCAAACGCTTGGTCGGGTTAACCCAAACCGGCCAGACATTCACCTTCGCGGAAAACCGGATGGCCTTTCAGTCCGGTTGGATCGACGCGATCGATGCGGCTTATCCCGGAACCAAGGCAGGCTTCCTTTCCAGTCCTACCGGCGATTTCCGAGGCAACGAATGGGCCGGCGCAACATTTCACGGACGCTGGCTGTTCGTCAATATCCAGACGCCGGGCGTTACGTTCGCCATTACCGGTCCTTGGGAAAACGGCGCTCTGTAA
- a CDS encoding lysophospholipid acyltransferase family protein, protein MRVQRWRQWFRVLAVAAMFAAGIVAVSVLMPAARIFLAGRRATQWNDAIMVTWNRAVCRILNLRLHIHGRPDPLAGLIVANHVSWLDIIAIGAQGPCLFIAKREVADWPVLGYLAKRIGTLFVQRGDAAQSAVVAERMVWQLRQGKRLVLFPEGTTSTGNRVLRFHGKLFLPAQRARVRVQAVALRYEGEAARCAPFVGDDAFLPHLLGILKLDRIDLDLRYCPTVPPGPGPNELAQTTRRQIATALGAEAPSRWLGIMTS, encoded by the coding sequence ATGCGTGTGCAGCGCTGGCGGCAGTGGTTTAGGGTTCTGGCGGTCGCCGCCATGTTCGCGGCAGGCATCGTAGCCGTCAGCGTGCTCATGCCGGCAGCGCGGATCTTTCTGGCGGGGAGGCGGGCAACCCAATGGAACGATGCCATCATGGTGACCTGGAATCGCGCCGTTTGCCGGATTCTCAATCTGCGTCTCCACATCCACGGTCGGCCCGATCCGCTCGCCGGGTTGATCGTCGCCAACCACGTTTCTTGGCTGGACATCATCGCTATCGGCGCGCAAGGCCCCTGTTTGTTCATCGCCAAACGTGAAGTCGCCGACTGGCCCGTTCTCGGCTATCTCGCGAAACGAATCGGCACGCTCTTCGTTCAACGAGGCGATGCCGCGCAGAGCGCAGTCGTGGCCGAGCGGATGGTATGGCAGTTACGTCAGGGCAAACGGCTCGTGTTGTTCCCGGAAGGCACAACTTCCACGGGCAACCGGGTGCTGCGCTTCCACGGCAAGCTGTTCCTCCCTGCGCAGCGGGCGAGAGTCCGCGTCCAGGCGGTCGCTCTACGTTATGAGGGCGAAGCGGCGCGGTGCGCTCCGTTTGTCGGGGATGACGCGTTTCTACCGCACCTCCTCGGCATCCTCAAGCTCGATCGGATCGATCTTGATTTGCGCTATTGCCCTACCGTTCCTCCTGGACCAGGACCGAACGAGTTGGCGCAGACCACTCGTCGCCAGATCGCTACCGCGCTGGGTGCCGAGGCTCCGTCACGCTGGCTGGGCATCATGACTTCGTAA
- a CDS encoding glycosyltransferase family 4 protein, with amino-acid sequence MKLALITDAWLPQTNGVVTTLRAVCNELNAIGHSVETFTPDLFRNWPCPGYPEIRLALGCGPKLRTRLDRFEPDAIHIATEGPLGLTARRYCKQRGLPFTSSFHTRFAEYIHLRTGLPLSVGYAYLRWFHSESVRVMAATPALLEELKARGFKNPVLWSRGVDTELFRPRSKDFLPDAHPVMLYVGRVAIEKNIEAFLELDIPGTKYVVGDGPQRQELERKYPEVHFVGYKYGEELARYLAAADVFVFPSRTDTFGLVMLEALASGVPVAAFPVEGPKDVILSRRVGCLDEYLKKAITEALQLDPEDCRRYALQYSWRDCALQFERYLARIPKNGPRSAAWWQRSS; translated from the coding sequence TTGAAACTCGCGCTGATAACGGACGCCTGGCTACCACAAACTAACGGCGTCGTCACCACGCTCCGCGCGGTCTGCAATGAATTGAACGCCATCGGACACTCAGTCGAAACCTTTACGCCGGACCTGTTTCGAAACTGGCCCTGTCCAGGTTATCCCGAAATCCGGCTGGCGCTGGGCTGCGGACCGAAACTCCGCACCCGGCTCGACCGCTTCGAACCCGACGCCATTCACATCGCCACGGAAGGCCCGCTCGGACTGACCGCCCGGCGTTATTGCAAGCAGCGCGGGCTTCCTTTCACGAGTTCTTTCCATACCCGCTTCGCCGAGTACATTCACCTTCGCACCGGTCTGCCGCTCTCGGTCGGCTATGCCTATTTACGCTGGTTTCACAGCGAGAGCGTACGCGTGATGGCGGCGACCCCTGCCTTGCTGGAAGAACTGAAGGCACGGGGCTTCAAGAATCCGGTCTTGTGGTCGCGCGGCGTGGACACGGAATTATTCCGTCCCCGAAGCAAAGACTTTCTCCCGGATGCCCACCCGGTGATGCTCTACGTCGGGCGGGTGGCCATCGAAAAGAACATTGAGGCGTTCCTCGAACTGGATATACCCGGTACCAAGTACGTCGTCGGCGACGGGCCGCAACGGCAGGAACTGGAACGCAAGTACCCCGAGGTACACTTCGTCGGTTACAAGTACGGAGAGGAACTGGCACGCTATCTCGCGGCCGCCGACGTCTTCGTTTTTCCTAGCCGGACCGACACCTTCGGTCTGGTCATGCTGGAGGCACTGGCATCCGGTGTTCCGGTGGCGGCATTTCCGGTGGAAGGTCCCAAGGACGTGATCTTGAGCCGGCGGGTCGGCTGTCTGGACGAATACCTCAAGAAAGCGATTACCGAGGCACTGCAACTCGACCCCGAAGACTGCCGCCGATACGCTCTCCAATATTCCTGGCGCGACTGCGCCCTACAGTTCGAGCGTTATCTCGCCCGCATTCCCAAGAATGGACCGCGTTCGGCGGCATGGTGGCAGCGATCTTCCTGA
- the xrtD gene encoding VPLPA-CTERM-specific exosortase XrtD has product MVRNVAREARSASNPHASGRFWLKIAVLGILILVIFFDALAYTVNIWLSSEEYSHGILVPFVTAFLIWQRKNDIAAANWVGYPPGLGLVALGLAFFFLGEFSALFIIEQYAFLIVLFGTVLAIFGPEVFNLIRVPLFFLFFAIPLPNFIYQGLSSKLQLLSSQLGVGLIRLCDISVYLEGNVIDLGAYKLQVVEACSGLRYLFPLMGLSFICAYLFKAAFWKRAVVFLSSVPIAVLMNGLRVGLIGVLVEYQGRSMAEGFLHDFEGWAVFMACTAILIAEIGLLARIGGDRRPLREVFGIVLPGPPTGAPYRTARTPREFWAVGGMLALAAGLSLSLQQREESIPPRAPFAEFPMVMDAWQGHRLIMDPHYVDALKFDDYILADFRRGDAPPVNLYTAYYASQRKGESVHSPRSCIPGGGWEIKSLETVSVPGIQLYGDELRVNRVLIQKGDDRQLVYYWFQQRGRTMTNEYLVKWYLFWDALTRNRSDGALVRLTTRAPEGESQAETEARLVGFLGSLVPRLDRHIAK; this is encoded by the coding sequence ATGGTTCGAAATGTGGCGAGAGAAGCCCGGTCTGCGTCGAACCCGCACGCGTCAGGCCGGTTTTGGCTGAAAATCGCCGTGCTCGGCATCTTGATCCTGGTGATCTTTTTCGATGCCTTGGCCTATACCGTGAACATTTGGCTGAGCAGCGAAGAATACAGCCACGGCATCCTTGTTCCTTTCGTTACGGCTTTCCTGATTTGGCAAAGAAAGAACGATATCGCGGCTGCGAACTGGGTTGGCTACCCGCCCGGTTTGGGGTTGGTCGCTTTAGGGTTGGCGTTTTTCTTTCTGGGCGAATTCAGCGCGCTGTTCATCATCGAGCAGTACGCCTTTCTGATCGTGCTGTTCGGTACGGTTCTCGCGATTTTCGGGCCCGAGGTATTCAACTTGATCCGGGTTCCGCTGTTCTTTCTGTTCTTTGCGATTCCGCTGCCGAACTTCATTTATCAGGGCCTGTCCTCGAAGCTGCAGCTCCTGTCATCACAACTCGGAGTCGGCTTGATTCGACTCTGTGACATCAGCGTGTACCTGGAAGGAAACGTGATCGACCTCGGGGCTTACAAGCTGCAGGTCGTGGAAGCGTGTAGCGGGCTTCGATACCTGTTTCCGCTCATGGGTCTCTCGTTCATTTGCGCTTATTTGTTCAAGGCGGCGTTCTGGAAGCGTGCGGTCGTTTTTTTATCGAGCGTTCCTATCGCGGTGCTGATGAACGGCCTGCGCGTGGGGCTCATCGGGGTGCTCGTCGAGTATCAGGGGCGATCGATGGCGGAGGGCTTTCTGCACGATTTCGAAGGCTGGGCTGTTTTCATGGCTTGCACCGCCATTCTGATCGCGGAGATCGGCTTGCTGGCGCGGATCGGCGGGGACCGGCGGCCGCTTCGTGAGGTGTTCGGCATCGTCCTTCCGGGACCGCCGACCGGAGCGCCGTACCGGACAGCGAGAACGCCACGGGAATTCTGGGCGGTCGGGGGCATGCTGGCGCTCGCGGCCGGTTTGTCGCTGTCCTTGCAGCAGCGGGAGGAATCGATTCCGCCTCGAGCGCCTTTCGCCGAGTTCCCGATGGTAATGGACGCTTGGCAGGGGCATCGCCTGATCATGGATCCGCACTACGTCGACGCATTGAAATTCGACGATTACATCCTGGCCGATTTCCGCAGAGGCGACGCGCCTCCGGTCAATCTCTACACGGCCTACTACGCTTCCCAGCGCAAGGGGGAATCGGTGCACTCGCCGCGCTCCTGCATACCGGGTGGCGGATGGGAGATCAAATCCCTGGAAACGGTATCGGTGCCAGGTATCCAGCTGTACGGCGATGAGCTCAGGGTCAACCGAGTTCTGATCCAGAAGGGCGATGACAGGCAATTGGTTTACTACTGGTTTCAACAACGCGGCAGAACCATGACCAACGAGTATCTCGTCAAGTGGTATCTGTTCTGGGACGCGCTGACGCGGAATCGTAGCGACGGCGCCCTAGTGCGTCTTACCACCCGGGCGCCGGAGGGAGAGAGCCAGGCGGAGACGGAAGCACGTCTGGTCGGTTTTCTCGGCTCGCTGGTGCCGCGATTGGACCGGCATATCGCCAAATAG
- a CDS encoding MJ1255/VC2487 family glycosyltransferase, producing MKVFYGVQATGNGHITRARVLAPKLKEAGAEVTYLFTGRPWEKLFEMDIFGDYQWRAGLTFETKAGGMRYLKTAFRNNLATFVRDVKTLDLSPYDVVISDFEPVTAWAARLQGIKTVGIGHQYAFAYDIPKAGADILGRLVLRYFAPVTVALGVHWHHFHHPILPPIIETEFEPAEVQPDKIVVYLPFEDVNQVVRLLKPFRHHQFHIYSSTMADERHPRPGHIQIKPLSRKGFQRDFAEAAGVICNSGFELTSEALHLGKKLLVKPLRGQMEQLSNALALEVLQLGQVMQSLDGHTIEVWLQQSRATQVSYPDVGRAIVDWLMQGDLRVDKSWVDGIWNRVHKIEA from the coding sequence GTGAAAGTGTTCTATGGCGTTCAGGCTACCGGCAATGGCCACATCACCCGAGCACGAGTGCTCGCGCCCAAGCTCAAGGAGGCCGGAGCCGAGGTCACTTACTTGTTTACCGGCCGCCCTTGGGAAAAGCTGTTCGAAATGGATATCTTCGGCGACTACCAATGGCGTGCCGGACTCACCTTCGAAACCAAGGCCGGCGGTATGCGTTACCTCAAAACCGCCTTCCGCAACAATCTCGCGACCTTCGTCCGCGACGTCAAGACACTGGACTTGAGCCCATACGACGTCGTCATCAGCGATTTCGAGCCGGTCACCGCCTGGGCCGCACGCCTCCAAGGCATCAAGACCGTCGGCATCGGCCATCAGTATGCGTTCGCCTACGACATCCCCAAAGCGGGGGCGGATATTCTGGGACGCCTGGTACTTCGGTATTTCGCCCCGGTCACGGTCGCTTTGGGCGTGCACTGGCATCATTTCCACCATCCCATTCTCCCGCCCATCATCGAGACCGAGTTCGAACCGGCCGAGGTCCAGCCGGACAAGATCGTCGTTTACCTACCCTTCGAAGACGTGAACCAGGTCGTACGGTTGTTGAAACCGTTCCGCCACCACCAGTTCCACATCTACAGCTCGACTATGGCGGATGAACGCCATCCACGGCCCGGACACATCCAGATCAAGCCGCTTTCCCGCAAGGGATTTCAGCGCGACTTCGCCGAGGCTGCCGGGGTCATTTGCAACTCCGGATTCGAATTGACCAGCGAGGCGCTCCATCTCGGCAAGAAGCTTCTGGTGAAGCCGCTGCGCGGTCAGATGGAACAACTCTCCAACGCGCTCGCCCTGGAGGTCCTGCAACTCGGACAAGTGATGCAAAGCTTGGACGGCCACACGATCGAGGTCTGGTTGCAACAAAGTCGAGCCACACAGGTCTCTTATCCCGACGTGGGTCGAGCCATCGTCGACTGGTTGATGCAAGGTGACCTCAGGGTCGACAAGTCCTGGGTGGACGGCATTTGGAACCGGGTCCATAAAATCGAGGCGTAA
- a CDS encoding glycosyltransferase family 4 protein: MVHFVVFLTALFVTMVLVAMFMRLAPRLGFVDLPDGRKIHRAAIPRIGGIGMVIGAVVSVLVWLDLSRSCEMFLYGVGVIAAFGLWDDRVDLDYRIKFAGQLLAIAVVVGLGGLAVERLPGFENSEIPWLVSYPLTVFFLLGATNATNLADGLDGLAAGLSLLSLACIAFLADLAEGDELVFISLAIIGATLGFLRYNTHPAMVFMGDTGSQFLGFSLGVLALMLTEHVNTAVTPGLALPILGLPIIDTLMVMGQRIAEGRSPFKPDKNHFHHKLLALGFDQYEAVLAIYAIQSLFVISAYLLRYESLWLIAALYLGLSAAIVLFYPLARITGWRLRRGVSPLTGFLKRLRDRVRLDEIPGRILSLLITGFLITGSVTAKELAPDIRYFVAVSLSTWLAARLLRLSIARWIERFVIYACVILVIYSIELSAIMERHAWHQGLKYFFLVLAGVTAVGVRFARPDYFSVTPSDFLVLAILLAAANLPVFDEVNFAKLAIQSAVVLYGAEFVLRKRSAAALAISVGAMAAFVIVGIKTF, from the coding sequence ATGGTTCATTTTGTCGTCTTCCTCACCGCTCTATTCGTCACGATGGTACTGGTCGCGATGTTCATGCGGCTGGCGCCCCGCTTGGGGTTCGTGGACCTGCCGGACGGGCGCAAGATTCACCGCGCGGCGATTCCCCGGATCGGCGGCATCGGCATGGTCATCGGCGCGGTCGTTTCGGTGCTGGTTTGGCTCGATTTGAGCCGAAGCTGCGAGATGTTTCTGTACGGCGTCGGCGTGATCGCCGCTTTCGGCCTGTGGGACGACCGCGTCGATCTCGATTACCGCATCAAATTCGCCGGGCAACTCTTGGCGATTGCCGTGGTGGTCGGGCTCGGCGGGCTGGCAGTCGAGCGTTTGCCCGGGTTCGAAAACAGCGAGATACCCTGGCTGGTTTCCTATCCTTTGACCGTTTTTTTTCTGCTCGGAGCGACCAACGCCACCAATCTGGCGGACGGGCTGGACGGCCTCGCCGCCGGTCTTAGCCTTCTCAGCCTCGCCTGCATCGCGTTTCTGGCCGATCTCGCGGAAGGCGATGAACTGGTTTTCATCAGTCTCGCGATCATCGGCGCGACGCTCGGCTTTCTCCGCTACAACACCCACCCGGCCATGGTGTTCATGGGCGACACCGGCAGCCAGTTTCTCGGTTTCAGCCTGGGCGTGCTGGCGCTGATGCTGACCGAGCATGTGAACACGGCAGTCACGCCGGGACTCGCCCTGCCGATCCTGGGACTGCCCATCATCGACACTCTGATGGTGATGGGGCAACGGATCGCCGAAGGCCGCTCACCGTTCAAGCCCGACAAGAATCATTTTCATCATAAGCTGCTGGCCTTGGGATTCGATCAATACGAAGCGGTACTGGCCATATACGCCATTCAGTCCCTCTTCGTGATCTCCGCTTATCTGCTGAGGTACGAGTCGCTTTGGCTGATCGCCGCGCTCTATCTCGGTCTGAGCGCGGCGATCGTCCTGTTTTATCCGCTCGCGCGAATCACGGGCTGGCGCTTGCGTCGCGGCGTGTCACCGTTAACCGGCTTTCTGAAACGTCTTCGCGACCGAGTGAGGCTCGACGAAATCCCAGGTCGGATATTGAGCCTGCTCATTACCGGATTCTTGATCACCGGCAGCGTGACGGCCAAGGAGTTGGCGCCCGACATCAGGTATTTCGTCGCCGTGAGTCTCTCGACGTGGCTGGCCGCCCGCCTCTTGCGGCTGTCGATCGCCCGATGGATCGAGCGCTTCGTGATTTATGCCTGCGTCATCCTGGTAATTTATTCGATCGAGCTTTCCGCCATCATGGAACGACACGCTTGGCACCAGGGGCTGAAATATTTCTTCCTGGTCTTGGCGGGCGTCACCGCCGTGGGCGTGCGTTTCGCGAGACCCGATTACTTTTCCGTCACACCGTCCGATTTTCTGGTCCTAGCGATCTTGCTGGCAGCGGCCAACCTGCCGGTCTTCGACGAGGTGAACTTCGCCAAACTGGCGATTCAATCGGCGGTGGTGCTTTACGGTGCGGAATTCGTCCTTAGGAAGCGCAGCGCCGCTGCCCTTGCGATATCCGTGGGGGCGATGGCGGCCTTCGTGATCGTCGGGATCAAGACGTTTTAG